Part of the Leishmania infantum JPCM5 genome chromosome 29 genome is shown below.
GGAGTTGTGTACAGAAGCCCACACACTAGGCGCCTTAATTGCGGCAAAGCCGCGATACAGAGTCCCATGGTGAGAGCTCAGCGGCCCAGAGCAGGGGAAGCATGCTCCATACCTCTTTTAGCGCCGTGTAGCAGctgtcccccctcccttctcgtCAGCCCACGAGGCACACCGCCGGGTTGCGGAGCTCTGCTGGCGTGACCAGCTAGTGTACGTGATGGCTGCTCCGAGAGGCGTTGTCGGGGTGGATGGTGGTCGGCGGCTTTAGACCTGTGACGCGCCACCTGGACTTGGCGGCACACGATAGCACCTGGTGAACGCAGAGGCTCGTCGGCAGTCGGAGCATTTTCGCTAGTGAGATGTGGGGCACCATAACACCGATGCAGTAGGTTCTCAAGAACGCAGAGGGCAGCTGTTAGCGCATAGGTTGCCACACATCAAAGAAGATGCTACCCGGATACACCAAGAAGCTGTCCTTGCGGAACTCCTGCAGCGGTTGACTGGGCAAGGCAGAGCGCACGTTGCGTGCATCATGCTCAAAGCCTGTCTGCACAACGACTCGAGGCACTTCGTCCTCGTCGGCTAAGCTGTCCGCATCTGAGTAGGTGAAGTGGTGGCATGAAAATCAAGCGGCCGATAACGTGCCACGCTGTCGGTTTCTCAGCTGGCCTGGTGCGCAAGGTCGACTGCGAGGATACGCTAGCAGGCTTGACCAGGGTAAAGAAGGAAAGGGTTGGAGGGCCACGGCCGTGAAGAAGCGAGGTCACGCACCGGATCATCATGGGCGCACAGCACATAACATCTAGTGCTACAACTTCACTCTTGATGGAGCCGTGGTGTGGAGATGGGTGGCCTGTAAAGATGGGCGGTGCCGCCAAAAATAAACGAGGAAGAGTTTCGCCTCGGTGGAGTAGCCCAGAGGATACGCCCTGTCGTCCCCTTTTCCCCTGCCTCCGCGACGCTCATACAGCTGAAACACTTCTTTGCATCTTGACCGATAGACCGCATATTCCCTCAACACCTCTGTCACATTCCACTCCTTCTTCTTGCTCCGCTGCAAGACGCTCTTCGTTTACAACCCTCCACTGATTTATCTATGCGAGAGAGCCAAGGCGGATAGGAAAATGAATAAAAAAACACAACAGCAATAGGCCCTGTCACGCTCATGCGCACAGTTAACGCAGAAATGCTAGAGGCATGGCACCACCTTTCCCAGCAGTCTCACCTCTGCCTACCCGAGCGGCTCCTGCTTCGTCACCAATAGGCGCACTTGTGGGGCTATGTGAATGCGCTACGTATCAGCGCCCCTACGCAGTAGTGCACAGACATATCGTATGAGTAACGAGAAAAGCTTGACCAATACCACGTCGGCGCTTTCATTCAcccatgcacgcacacacaataCCGTCCACTGCGTCGGAACGGTCCTAGAATCGGCGAGCCGGCGgaacagcgccgccgcctgcgcgcccAGCCATGTTCAGCGGCACCTTTGAGGGTCGCGTAGCGGGCGCGGCCGGTAGCGCAGGTgtcgcagcaccggcacgctgccgcttACGTGGGTGgtagtcgtcgtcgtcgctgaaGTCCCTCTGACGGTCTTTGGCGGCTGCTCGACGCTCCAGCTCGTCccagctggcggcgctggactcgtcgctctcgtcgctgccTGACGACGGGTCactctcctcgtcctcgagCCAGGAGCTGTCGTCGGAATCAGAGGTCTCATCGTCATCCTCGTAGTACGTCGAGTCCGAGTCGGaatcgtcgtcctcctcctcttcctcctcgtcgttcGTCACGTTGTTGAGAACCGACCAGCCGTCCCCGCGTAGCCACGGGTCCCAGTCGGGGTCTTCGCGGATCTCCTTCATCGTGGCTCGCCAGTTGGGGTTCACAGTAGTCTCCATGTAGTAGAGCCGTGCACTCAGGCACCAATCCTTAATGTTTTCCAGCGAGTCGCGCGGGATCGAGTTGATGGTGATGACCGGCTTGTTGTAGTCCTTCAGGATGAGCGACATGTCGAACGTAGCGCTGCCTGGGATAATGCGCTCAAAGGAGACCACCTCGACCTCGTCGACGCTCTGTGTGAAGGCTGGGGTGTCGGTGATAGCCCAGAGGACCTCGCGATTGCCTTTGAACATGGTCATGGAGCGAGCGTGAACGCCATCGAAGGAGAACTGGTTTGTAGGCAGCTGCGTCTTGATCTTGCTTCGCTCTTCCACGGCGTGGGCAAAGGTGATGAACTGCTTGTTTGTCTGCCGGATGCGCATCTCATCGCGCTCCTCTGCCTGGACCTCCTCTTCGAACGATCTCCGAGCAGCACTCGCGAGCTCGCTGCTCTCCATCACCTCTGCCACGAACTGAACCTCCAGCACGTTTTTGCGGTTGATCTCGATCGGCTTCTTCAGCGTAACGTGGTAAATAACGTAGATGCTCTTCACTGCAGGTTGAAAAATGACGTGCTTGATGTTTTCGAACAGCATGTCAATTGGGGTACCCCCGAGAAATGAGAAACGCAGCCCGTTCGCATGCAGCTCGAGATTGCCCACGCAGCCCTTGTTTTGACGGTTCGCGTTCGTGATCGGCGGGCGAATCTTCACTGTCGGGAGACGCAGCGGATTGGGCGTCACTGTCAGCCTCCCGTTGGAGGCAGAGGTGAGGGAACGCTTTCGGGCAGCGTCCTCGTTCTTGATGCGTTGCTGAATGCCTTGAATAGCGATTGCAGAGTCCGTGAACACATCCCTCGAGCTCGAGTACCCCAGCTCCTTCACGAACACCTTGGTGGGGTTCAGTTTGTAGCCCACGTTGGCCTCCTGCATGGCATGGAATGTGACTGTCATAGTGTACTTGCCGCCCTCAGTCTTGACATCCACCCTGTTCACTGTCGACGCGTGAAAGGGCACGGCGCGGCCGCATACGGGGAGCCACACAACCTTCTTGTCCGTCTGCACAAAGATTCCACCCTTGctctccggcggcggcacccggTCCTCCGGCTTGTAAGGAGTCAGCTCGCCAAGCGACAGGCGGCCAATGTCGCATGCGCGGTACTCCTCCGTCGAGGTCTGCGTCCCTTTTTTGCCACCTGCCGCCACGAATTCTGCGTGCAGCTCGCTgaggagctgccgcagctcctgctcacgctgcgcctcgcgcgAGATCATCACGGTGTCGGACTGACCCTGACGAGTGATCTTGCTTAAGTCACGCCGCACCTGCTGTGCGACCtccgtcgcggcggccgtTTCATCGAGGTCTTCGTAGAGAACCTCTGCCAGTTTGCGCGCCACCTTTGTCTTGAGCTCCGCCACACCGCCGCGTATGATTACCGTGTCGGTGAGCTCCATGTCAAACGTGTCCTTACCGCCTGCGCTAGGGACAGATTCGAGCACGACGCGTATCACGAAGCTCATCCCGTCGGCGACGATCGCGGTACCCTTCTCCGAAATGGTTCCGCGTGCCTCGAGGACGAGAAGGCCCGTAGAGAAACCAAAGTTTTTCGCTAGGAGCACGGCCAGGTCAGAGTTCTGGTTCGTCGCGTACTGCATGGCGCCAGCGTACACGTCGCTCAGCCGTGCGCCAGGGACAAGGAGCTCCATGAGCTTAGCGCTCACATCGTAGGCGAACTGATACGCTTCTTTCGCGTtcgacggtgctgccgacACCACCAGTAGCGTGCGGCCAAAGAAGGCGGTGTAGCCTGTGTTCTTGACGCCAAATCGGACCACAACCACATCCCCGTGAATCGGAACATTGCACGCCGCCTTGAGGGTGTCCTCGTCCACGTTAAGCTGTGAGTTGTACGTGCCCTTGTGGAAGAGACACGGCGGCAGTCCGGTGACGAGAGAAAAATCGTCCACCGCGAGCGACTCGAGTGCCTGAATTGTGTTGGGTCGCTCCAGCTTGGCGTACAGCATCTGGCGCACATCGTAGAGAGTTTTGGGGTCTCTCTTCGACATCTCGTTCGCAATGCAGTCGCGGGCATAACGGCGAAagacggcgcagcacagcccCGCGGCCTTCTCGACGCAACCGAGAGCGGCATCATCCTTCACAAAAAGCAGCTCACCCAGCACAGGGGCAGCCGATAGAAGCGACTCGCTGGGCACGGCTCCGCGCACGAGCTCAGTGAAGGCTGACGCAAATGGGCCCTCCTGAATCGCAAACTCGTTAACCGGGGCACCAACCGTCTTTCCGGCGAGCAGGGCAGTGGCTCGCGCCTGTGCCGCCTCGACCCCCTCGACCACCTCGATGGTATGACCCTCGAGCTTtgtcagcggcgccgcaacgCGCACGCCTGCACCGTGAAGAATGAGCGTCACATCCTCCGTGATGAGCACGGCGGTGTTGCATACCGGCTCTTTCGCCTCCAGGAGGTACTGAAGGATCGCCTGCCCACGCTGGTTATCGGGAGTGTTGACGCTACGCTCGCCAAAGACACAAGCCCACGCCGAGCactgcttcgccgctgcgtctccacgggcagcagcagcccgccACTGCGCCAAAACAGCGCTAAGCCGGGACACAGAAATAGTATGGTTCGCAGAAGGCTGCATTGCATACCGGCTCGGTCAAACCCCCAGAATACCAAGAAGCAGAGCCCCTTGTTTTTATGTTTTGTACTATTACCTTTGTgccgctctttctctctatGTATCCGCGGGCACGCGTGCGAACGGCCCTCTGTTGCTTGAGCGTAtatgcgcgtgtctgtgccaGGGCGTGCCTGCGCAAGAGCGTGGAGAGATGGAATGCCTCGAACGAATGCGCCCCTCTCTGTAGCTCATACCTCTGCCGTCCGTCGTAGCAATGGCGGGTCACTCAAAGCCGAATCCGAAAGTGATCGTTGTTTGGAGGTGACTGTGTGCGTTTGCCGCTTTGTGGAGGAAAatctgcggcgccgtgagAGGGGATCCACGTGGAAGAcaaagggagagaagaagggcgTGTGAGAGTGATAAGCCAACGCACTGCTCTGGCATGTGACCGCGCGTGTATGCCacaacacagacacacagaagTGAAAGGCATCGTCGGGggcaagagaaggaggacgaggaggaggaggaaggggccAACATGCGACTGCAGCCTGTGCTGCAAACCTACAGGCGCATACGCAGGGCAGAAGGACACAGAGCGGACAGTGTATAGGACGAAGGacccacaaacacacaagaacGAATGGCGGTACGATTCAAGAGCttcaagaaaaaaaaaggcagctGGTAAGAAGCCAGAGAAGGATTTATTTTAGGTGGGTGTGAGTAAACATCAGTAAACGGCGCTGTTGTTGTAACGGCTCTCACATCTTCATGGTGCGAGCTGGTTgacggcgttggcgccgcgtgggtgggtgtgtgtgcttgctgaAAGATAACACTTGGCGCAGGTGAGCTCCGATATTTACTACTCGATCCACTCTCTTGGCGAGCTATGAGTACCATCTTCTGTGCAACTGGAGTTGGTCTATCACCGGTGCGGTCATTGGCGCCGCGACCGACTTCGTCACTCACTACAGTCCCACTCTGtctcgtcctcctcttttgtttttcgccGACGGGATGGCAGCAAGCAAGCCCTTGGAAAACGCAAGTATCACGCTGTGGCCGACAAGCCCCCTCAGCGGCTCAGAGGGACTGCATGTCGAAAACACTGGCAAACACACCAGCAAGCAAGCATGTGCGTGGGCAGAGATGCGACTAGCCACACAGACAAAGTGAACAACAGTGCCCGCTCGTACACCGTCGTCTCCAGCGCATCCGTGCGCGCAAGGCGCCTTCTTTGCCTCATGATGTGGTTGACCAAAGCCACACGAACTCGCTGGTACTCGCAAACGCCGTATCAGCAGGGCCGTAATGATCACCCGTCTCACGTCTTGACGCGCTTATATTTCAGTATCTTGGCACGCCGAGCCTCCTGTTGCTTTTCGTGAGCGCGCGTTCGGACGCCCATGAGCTTGTACTTGCGTGCCTTCTGCAGGTTCTTGCGGTACTTTTTTCTGGCTTCCGTGTACTTTTTCAAGTCGTACACCTTCTTTTTGGGCGCTGCGGTCGCCGGCTTGACACTCTTGGCGTCCTCGACGTCCGCCTGGGTCACAAGCTGAGCTGCAGCGAACTCGTCGCGGAAGTACATGTACAGTGGAGGAGAGGTGAGCTGGCATTCGTCGGTGGCTAGTTTGCCGaggttctcctcctcgctagGGACAAAGGTGGGGAAAGGTGGGGTGCCGCGGTGCTCATTCCACAGCGTGTATCCTTTCGTATTGATGGTGTCCCTAAACTTCACGTAAGTCCCGACATCGGCGTCGATGAGGGTGGGCAAGTAGATGAGCGAGTTCTTGTAGTCGATGCGCCACACCGGAACGCCATCGTAGGTTTCCGCAGAGGCGCCCGTCTGCCCTGCCATGCGATGACCCGGGTAGATGCGCTTCTGTCCCTCTGCACCCATGCAGCCGGGGCGTCGCTGCCACTTGGAGTCTCCGAGCCAGACATAGCCACCGTCGAAGCCGTGGCGAAACATGACGCCTTGATAGCCGTAGTCGGTGTTCTGAAAGGTGATGGTCACCTCCTGACCAGGCTTGAAGTGGCGCACGTCAAGCTTTGTCCCGACCGGCGCGTACGCATCCGGCGTGACAGGAAAGCCGGCAGACACATGCTTCACAGGTACGCCCGCCGCCTTGTAAAACGCCGCGACGTGCGGCTTATGAAACTCCACCGGCACGTTCATCGCCCCAACATAAACTTTATCTGTTCCCACATCGCCGTTACGGGTAGAGTGCTTGACAATCTGGTTGTCGGGGAACCAGAATGCGGTACAGTCAAACTGGTTGCCCAGGTCATCGTAGTCTTTGCAGGTGAAGGCCTTGACACCTATCATCCCAAAGCGGACGCTGTAAAACATGTTGAACTCTCCAAACGGTGGCGGGTTGTCCCAGGCATAAGTGTCTTGGTAGAGCTCGGGGAATTTCGCACGTAAGCGAACAAACGCGTCGTACTTGTCCTCGCGGATCGCGTCGTACGTtgtctgcagctgctccacctgcCATTCGCGAGGGTTGTCGGGGATTTTCGGGTACAAGCTCATCTTGTCGCCATGGTCGAACAAGTAGGGGTAGTAGCAGTGGTACATGTCGCGGTCTTTTTCCTCCATGAGCGAAGGATAGCAACGATACCAGTCTGTCCGAACACGCCGATCGCCTGggcccccgccgctgcgccatcgccgtgcCACGCAAAAGGCAGTGGCGAGCGCACGCCCACGGAAGCCGTGCATTTTGCTTCaatacgcacacgcgcgagcCTATCGAcacggagagagatgcaATGGCACCGAACAGTGAACCGGAGACAACAAAAGTAGACCCGCGGTGACCGAAGGCGCCGTGCCGCAAGCACAGCTCAattgtcctcctccacaacGCGACAACAAGTGTACGTCAGCCTGTGTTGATGAGCGATTGAGGTCACAAATGCTGTCAACGCACGTATGCACAATGGCAAAGTTGATTCGAAGAACGTCTCAGCctgtgggggggagggaggggggccagTTACAGAGTACGCGCAGAATGTCTcacgcgatgccgccgcctaGCGGCAAGCAAGTAGCGAGTGAAGAAGTAAAAGACGTCAAGcagcgaaggagaagcgaaaaaaaaaggagaaacgtgaagagaggcgcagacAACAGGGCATGCGAGACATGCGGCCGCTCCAAGTGCGGTGGAAAAATGATGATGCAAAAAGCGAAACCGCAGCAGACCATACACAACACATCCCGTAGGGTGTTGCAGCGCGGCGATGAGTTCGCGTTGACGACTCAGTTGAGCAAGTTGGACTGTTAGGGAATGCGGCTGcactgcacacacacacacacacgccggccCAGTAAGAAAAGAACGAGTGAAGAAAACGCACCGAAGAGCGGGTGCGCCTCAACTGAAGCCCATCGCTCTCTCCACGCCGCCTGCCATGTTGTTCTCTGTATCACGGGGAATAGACTCCATTCAATGCGCTTGTGTGGACAAGTGTGTGAATGCTCAACGGCTGCGCTGCTACAGGCAGTAGGGCACATAGCGGCATGCAAGACGTGGAAGTTGCCAAAAGAATGTGCTACTCAACCGTGTTTCAGCACTGGTGTGCTTTTTATGAAGATACCAAAGAGCACACCGTAGCCCACCTGCAAGCACCACCAAGACACTGCACAGCCCTATAAAGACACACATATCCGCCGgtaaagagggagagagagagcagcacacacgaGCATACAGCCAGCGTTGTGgaagagcggcggcgttACTCTATCGACTTCCGCAACGGGTCGTACCTCTGTGTCAACTCCATCATGCGATGCTCAATTTTTTCCCGAAAAgcgtgctgcggctccaTGAGTGTGAACAGATAGCGAAGTGTTGCGTGGTCTCGGTAGAAACGCGTATTCAGTACCGCCGACTCCGGAATGTCTgcacgaagctgctgcacctcgaaCGGTGCGTGCTTGAACCAGCGATGAGGAAACGACCGCCAGGTGGCGCGTTCCAGGGGCCGGCGGTACCGATGAACGCCGTCTGTTCGCAAGTCGCGGTGACCCTTGCCGGCGCTCTTGACAAGGCGATCCAGCACAGGCTGGGTGAGTAGCAACAACAGCTTGTCACACCATTGCAGGTAAAGCCGGTGGGCGTCCTGGAAGTCCTTGCGAGTGCGGTAAttgttgcggcggcgcagactGCGGTCGCCGTGGCCGTGCAGAAGGCGACGGTACTGCTCAGGCTTAGGCTCACGAAAGGCTCGTTGGACGCGACGCTCAAAAAGTGACTTGTTGGCCTCCGGGTCCGTGCAGCGAAGATGAGCAATCAAGGCATAGCACAGGTCATGCAGTTCCTGCGACGCAGCCTCCAGCTCGTCAAAGTCATCCTCATCCAGGGTAGCTTGTTCCTCCTCTGTTTCGCGCACCTCTGTTGACAGAGTAAAGGCATCGTCTCTGCGGCGGTAGTCGTCGGAGCCTTGGTGCCCCTCCATGtcgggcggcagcgatgctgaagaggcgcagcggaaAGGATAgcaacgccgcagcggtACAGCACCTGCACCCCGACGGAGCGCCTGTCCCGCCGTGCGAGCCGCCACCTGTGTCCGATATCGCTGCATAACAGCTAACATGAGTTTTTTCTCCTGTCAAACCAGAtgctgtctttctctctaaACAGCTTTTTTCAGTGCAGCTGTGATGGACAGAACAGACCCCTCAGGACAGAGAGTGGGATGCATACATGAATGCGTGGAGGAGCGAGACGAAAAAGATGTCATGAAGACGACAATGCGCATGATGGTGCCCTGAAGAAGTGCACCATACCGAAAGCCTGTTAGGCGCACCAAGCCTCACACGTACCTGCAGAACAGCTTGAGAGCATGCACCGCACACGGTATCCGTGACCGAGAAGGAGAGGTGAAGGTTGAAGGCAGCTAAGTAGCCTCTGTCGCCCAACAGAGAGAAAatgtattttttttttgccaaCGTGTCCGTACACTGCCACAGAGCATCAAGCCAAACGCCGCGCGACCCATCGGCCTGTCACCGGGCCCATCGCGCGGCTGCAAAGCAGCCGTGCACACGCCCCACAGCGATGCGCCGACCTGGTCAtcggagagcacggcccctgctCCATAAAGATAAACTCTACCCACCCCCACTATGCCGGTCCCCACCTGGTGCATCTCCCTCACGGTGGCACTCAGGCGTcacacaccagcacgcagTGCGAGGGGCCGGCCGCCATATACGTTCCAGTCACGTCGACACCTCGCCTATCGTGTGGATGGCGTGAGCCTGTGTTCCCTGTCGCGGGGcgcaccgacgcagcgccatccagggcatggccgccgacatcagcagcggtgcatcTGACTTCCCCACGTCGTGGGCACTCGGCCCTGTGACCACCAGAACTGGTCCGGCATATGGCAAGGATAgcggctgcttggctttctCCCACAGTGAGTGGGGCGCTACTAGACCCTGGACACCGGGCTGAGGCGACGCCCCTGTCATCAGAGTTGACAATGAGAGCAAAGGGAAAAGAATAGGGAAGATGTGTGAgatgggagagagagcgtggGGATAGCGCAGCAGGCAAACGTTCGAAACGCCAGAAAGGCTTGTAAGGGAAACAAATGGGGGCATGCACCTtcgcgtgccgctgcgccggggAGGAGGTACGGCTGGCGGCGAGAGTAACAAACAGTTCCGTGGCGTACGATGGCCCCAACGCAGGAAATAAAAGGTGTTGTCGCTTTGCTGTGCCGCTCGAAgcgtgggcagcagcgcatggtCCAGTGGGCAGCGGGCGGGCACGATGATTTACTTTGGGCCCTCGTTACCTTTACGGGAGGGCAAGAGCGTCTGTAGAGAGTGCGCACGCATCCACAGATCAAGAGCGGCGCAGAATTGTGTGAAGGTTCATACGCAAATCATCCAAAAGAAAAGCAGCGTCAGGTTCGTTCGACACCGTGTGCACCACGCAGATCAGCGCGCTGTCTCGACCACGTAGCCGGGTCGCGAGACCCTCCGCGCGTGTAGCCGGAATGCACACTGTTAAGGGGCTATTCGATGCCGCGGGCGTTTGAGAATTGTCGAGGCAGGAGGTGCACTGCAGCGCGCAAGCACCGGTGGACAGTGACGCGTGAGCATGCGCCACTGTGCCGCCGTAAAGGGAGCGCAGTGGCAAAGatgggaagagaaagagaagcccCATCAGCGCCCGCTGGTGCTCCACAGGGTCGATTACCTCCCAAGGCACGTGGGTGGTCGCGAGATGAATGAGTGTCAGGCGCGCCGACGGGGCCTCagcagaggagaagaggtgagTGAGGATCGAGTACTGGCTGGAGATGTTGACGTCGGTCGTCTCAAAcaggcaccgccgcgccagaGCAATGCGCAGCATACAATGCACCCGCTTCACCGCGGCTGCATGGGGATActcagcggtgctgcgcgcgtggcggctgTCCGCCTTGCTGTGAGACAGCAAGATCCTCGAGTGGGTGAGGAGCGTGCACCAGCAGCCCTTTGCAtccgcgccggtgccgggCAGCCACGGGAGAGGAAGCTGACCTGTCTCCTTAGCCGGCTCCAAGCACAGCACCGCCCGGTCCTCTGCGTCGCCGACTTTCTGGTCCAGAGCACGGCTGAAGTGCCACGCGGCCACATCACCGCGAGCAGCTCCACTGTTCGTGGAATCTATATCGATAGGCccgtcgccggcagccgcgcaggagGAAAGTGCGGAGCGATATTCTGCATTTTTGGCCCCGGGGCGGAAAGCAGAAAGAgcatcgagcagcagcgcctcttcgGAGACAAGAGCGTCGCAGAGCGGATGAAGGTGGTGCTCCGCCTGCCACAGCAATGCCGCGTCTCGCTCCGCTCCTGGAATGGCAATAGAACTCAGCAACGTTAATGTGAGTGCCTGTGTGGCCGCGTCACCTTGGACGACCTCTATGCCGGCCTTCGCGTGGTCAGCCGTGCATCCCACCAGCAACGCTCCCCAAGTGAGGAGTTGGTGGCAGCCGGAGTCACTCGTTAAGGCACATACCTGGCCAGCGGAGGCCGCGATCGCCTCGGCCAGGCCTCGCGGCATTCCGTCGTAGTACGTTGCCAACGTCAAGACAAGAAGTTGCATTAccgcgacagcggtgccggTGGGGAGCTCCCGATTGCGCCGCTCAATGTCGCGCATCAGCGCTCGCACAAAAAGCAACGTGGGCCTGCCCGAGCTTGAGGCGTGCAACAGGGCATCATCCTCTAACTGGTACGCAGTCGATGACGCCGCATGAAGAGAGCGGACAGCTGCCTGCAAACTTTGCTCCTCGTCTGCTGGAGAAACCGTGTCCTTCCGATAAAAGACGGCCAGGTGTCGGTGGCGCATCGGCAGCTGCCTGCGCACCAGGAAGTTCAACCTCTCTCGGGAATGTAGCCACAACGTGCGCGGTGCCTTTTGCCACAGGTCTGCAATGTAGGTCTCCACGTGATGCCCCCACTGCAGGTCAAGCGCATGGTGGCGAAACCACCCGATGCACACGGACCCGTCGGGCAGCACAAGGAGGTCGAAGAGGGGGCGCCACGTCGAGGCACACGGGTCCTCCAGGAACGTCGGTGCTACCCAGGACGACGAAGTAGGATGCGGAATCGAGTCGCTTTCGTCCACCTGGGAATCATCCGCTTGGTGGGCAACGTACTCCAAGCAGCGAGCGGCATAATCCTTTTCGAAAGCCGAGAGCTCAGAGTAGTTGGCAGCAATTGTAGGCAGAGCTgaggggggatggggggCGACAGCCACCGGTGGGTTACAGCCTGGCGGGCCGGTGCCGATTCGCAAAACAAACGGTGTAGCGATGGTGTGGCGTACGTGGGAcagcaggcgctgccacGGCTCAGGCCGTCGCATTTGAAAGCCGTGAATGAAAACGTCTACAAACGAACGCACAACTCCGCCTCTAGAAAGCGCTGTAGTTTTCTGGACTGAGGAGTTCCGCAAGATGAAAGATGCCGCAGGGTGGAAGGGCAACGTTGCATCGCCACAGAGCGAAGGTTGATGGCAGGAAGGGAGCCCAGCAGAGCAGCAAATATGATGCACGATGACcgagcgagaggggggaggggggcgagggagggcagaggtggcgagagaggaagagaaagtaCACAAATGAGTGTTGTCTGCAACAAAAGGGGGAAAGCGCCGAGGGGCTTCAGCGGTTGCAACCAGGgccccttttcctcctcaTGGCTCTCTCGATCTCCCTTCCCTGGCAACCTcaacacacatgcacagtGCACGTATGTCGCTTTGCGCGTGGTGGaaagggcagcggcgcatgcgcatagagacagcacacacaaaaaaagcgAATGCAGTGATCCCTTccccctcgcagcgaaagaGCCAGCGAACAAGAAGCTTGCGTGTTATTGTCTAGCTCGCGAACGGACCCCTGCACACAGATTGAGATGCCACGTTGccagcaagagagaaggggaagtAGTGAGACACATTAGTTGTATATCGTCTGGCATCGCCAAATTCATTCCTTCacgtggcagctgcgcggcgggGGAGCTTCCTTCCTACTGTGATGGGAGAGAAGGCCCGCGCAAAGTGCCTATCCCACTGCGTGACCGAGCGTAGA
Proteins encoded:
- a CDS encoding ribosomal protein L3-like protein produces the protein MHGFRGRALATAFCVARRWRSGGGPGDRRVRTDWYRCYPSLMEEKDRDMYHCYYPYLFDHGDKMSLYPKIPDNPREWQVEQLQTTYDAIREDKYDAFVRLRAKFPELYQDTYAWDNPPPFGEFNMFYSVRFGMIGVKAFTCKDYDDLGNQFDCTAFWFPDNQIVKHSTRNGDVGTDKVYVGAMNVPVEFHKPHVAAFYKAAGVPVKHVSAGFPVTPDAYAPVGTKLDVRHFKPGQEVTITFQNTDYGYQGVMFRHGFDGGYVWLGDSKWQRRPGCMGAEGQKRIYPGHRMAGQTGASAETYDGVPVWRIDYKNSLIYLPTLIDADVGTYVKFRDTINTKGYTLWNEHRGTPPFPTFVPSEEENLGKLATDECQLTSPPLYMYFRDEFAAAQLVTQADVEDAKSVKPATAAPKKKVYDLKKYTEARKKYRKNLQKARKYKLMGVRTRAHEKQQEARRAKILKYKRVKT
- a CDS encoding transcription factor-like protein translates to MQPSANHTISVSRLSAVLAQWRAAAARGDAAAKQCSAWACVFGERSVNTPDNQRGQAILQYLLEAKEPVCNTAVLITEDVTLILHGAGVRVAAPLTKLEGHTIEVVEGVEAAQARATALLAGKTVGAPVNEFAIQEGPFASAFTELVRGAVPSESLLSAAPVLGELLFVKDDAALGCVEKAAGLCCAVFRRYARDCIANEMSKRDPKTLYDVRQMLYAKLERPNTIQALESLAVDDFSLVTGLPPCLFHKGTYNSQLNVDEDTLKAACNVPIHGDVVVVRFGVKNTGYTAFFGRTLLVVSAAPSNAKEAYQFAYDVSAKLMELLVPGARLSDVYAGAMQYATNQNSDLAVLLAKNFGFSTGLLVLEARGTISEKGTAIVADGMSFVIRVVLESVPSAGGKDTFDMELTDTVIIRGGVAELKTKVARKLAEVLYEDLDETAAATEVAQQVRRDLSKITRQGQSDTVMISREAQREQELRQLLSELHAEFVAAGGKKGTQTSTEEYRACDIGRLSLGELTPYKPEDRVPPPESKGGIFVQTDKKVVWLPVCGRAVPFHASTVNRVDVKTEGGKYTMTVTFHAMQEANVGYKLNPTKVFVKELGYSSSRDVFTDSAIAIQGIQQRIKNEDAARKRSLTSASNGRLTVTPNPLRLPTVKIRPPITNANRQNKGCVGNLELHANGLRFSFLGGTPIDMLFENIKHVIFQPAVKSIYVIYHVTLKKPIEINRKNVLEVQFVAEVMESSELASAARRSFEEEVQAEERDEMRIRQTNKQFITFAHAVEERSKIKTQLPTNQFSFDGVHARSMTMFKGNREVLWAITDTPAFTQSVDEVEVVSFERIIPGSATFDMSLILKDYNKPVITINSIPRDSLENIKDWCLSARLYYMETTVNPNWRATMKEIREDPDWDPWLRGDGWSVLNNVTNDEEEEEEDDDSDSDSTYYEDDDETSDSDDSSWLEDEESDPSSGSDESDESSAASWDELERRAAAKDRQRDFSDDDDYHPRKRQRAGAATPALPAAPATRPSKVPLNMAGRAGGGAVPPARRF